From a region of the Triticum aestivum cultivar Chinese Spring chromosome 7D, IWGSC CS RefSeq v2.1, whole genome shotgun sequence genome:
- the LOC123170378 gene encoding cell division cycle-associated protein 7-like, whose amino-acid sequence MSKKGTDGEESVVVSAQTRKAKRGPPRKRNPCPGIRRVGGRIYDPENGKTCHQCRQKTTDFTVACRQPRKKGLCPIHFCHKCLSNRYGEDAEDKAKEAGWTCPKCRGICNCSLCRKKKGETPTGILAHAAKALGHSSVHDLLIKSSEMVAAAQTLSSFPKKIKKV is encoded by the exons ATGTCAAAGAAAGGCACCGACGGTGAGGAGAGCGTGGTCGTGTCGGCGCAGACGAGAAAGGCCAAGCGAGGCCCTCCCCGAAAGCGCAACCCGTGCCCCGGAATCCGCCGCGTCGGCGGCCGGATCTATGACCCGGAGAACGGGAAGACCTGCCACCAG TGTCGTCAGAAAACAACAGACTTCACGGTGGCTTGCAGGCAGCCTCGGAAGAAGGGGCTTTGTCCAATCCACTTCTGCCACAAGTGCTTGTCCAACAG GTATGGTGAGGATGCCGAGGACAAGGCCAAGGAGGCGGGATGGACCTGCCCGAAATGCAGAGGCATCTGCAACTGCAGCTTGTGCAG AAAGAAGAAAGGGGAGACACCTACAGGAATACTGGCTCATGCCGCCAAGGCGTTAGGGCACTCATCCGTCCATGATCTGCTGATAAAGAGCTCCGAGATGGTGGCTGCTGCACAGACGTTGTCCTCATTCCCTAAGAAGATCAAGAAGGTATAA